From the genome of Zalophus californianus isolate mZalCal1 chromosome 6, mZalCal1.pri.v2, whole genome shotgun sequence, one region includes:
- the CEP170B gene encoding centrosomal protein of 170 kDa protein B isoform X2, producing MSVTSWFLVSSSGTRHRLPRELIFVGRDECELMLQSRSVDKQHAVINYDQDRDEHWVKDLGSLNGTFVNDVRIPDQKYVTLKLHDVVRFGYDSNMYVLERVQHRVPEEALRHEKYTSQLQVSVKGPAPRKGEALPQHTPYCESLGPRPERGDRRPGAESAAYRTPLYGQPSWWGEDDSGSPPEDRRQEEPYAERPKEPAQQDGELPGTIGFRAAAESPGFSFRREPSYFEIPTKEAPPPPRPPEAPAQEAPATAPVVQSHASFTIEFDDCSPGKVKIKDHVTKFSLRQRRPPDKEATPVEAVSAETKVADWLVQSDPSLLCRAGPGDDRHSTKSDLPVHTRTLKGHKHEDGTQSDSEDPTAKAAVATAGVPAEGSGVQVRLQRQMKRDPQELLHNQQAFVIEFFDQDTPRKKRSQSFTHTPPGDPKADKRRGPGPADRDRSAVPASARGTGGSSGPQRASSLKRERTEERLGGPSPASRGSARPFGSVGRRSRLAQDFMAQCPREGSPTARPGPDKASPASPAPETPRGASPVAPATPPPPPADPQLSKARKQDEDDSLSDAGTYTIETEGQDPEVEEARQMIDQVFGVLESPELSRVSSATFRPVIRGDRDEASDGVAQRMALLQEFASRSVGIAPQGELQGLTVPGSPGGQKWVSRWASLADSYSDPSLAEESPGRRAGELEGTLPVRQRRRLPQLPSDRADSPGGLEATKRSGPGPPEPGSEQAGCLLGQEDLEPDSLSDASGSDGGRGSELGGGPQEERRRSPQEGVAWTKGRPSPRAPGEPAPASFFIGDQNAETAFPRKPSVAAGEVDSPGRVARDGVYVSSSGRMVIQLQTERSLEPESPAPALVRQDSFRKEPAGGPPAPGQLPHISSHPLLQDLAAAQASHMDLHPQDTHLILKETETALAALEARLLSKSAEEAEGPMGSTPGPPDDSLSGDSDVDTGSTVSLLSGKNGPSPTSPQAAGPQKEKPPSPPAAQDPGSVSSNSARERLSDKHRRPPGPMDVGRAELGRRLAARRGTGARASSDWPDEERGSGPAHPPGADTVTSDHETPVAPGAGRPGPRRKPAPAAPSPAPREEQGRGCAQKVQQVLTRSNSLSTPRPTRASRLRRARLGDASDTEAADGERGPSANPEPAGRPAPEQAKKLSRLDILAMPRKRAGSFTGPSDSEAAPARTSFSGRSVELYCTGRKPVMAEARAAATRKATNTTTAPRQPFSRARPGSARYSSPSTCRRQQGSDCTSTSEEEYGSHHGSPTHTRSRASTATQTPRAGSSHRTRPRAPMPRDTDDEEEDPDPYGFIVQTAEIAEIARLSQTLVKDVAILAREIHDVAGDGDSLGSPGPARSPSLSNVPSTPASTISAREELVQRIPEASLNFQKVPPGSLSTRDLDQNMNDRCEDPLASKMRPRSREEVIFDNLMLNPVSQLSHAIRENTEHLAEKMKILFQNTGRAWEEVEARINSENEVPILKTSNKEISSILKELRRVQKQLEVINAIVDPSGNLDLLTANRGSAGSAQLGKGRPAAQSPSSPPSALPLRSFPQRANCGSPGLPDPAFLPDFLPDAERFLI from the exons TCCCGCAGCGTGGACAAGCAGCATGCTGTCATCAACTACGATCAGGAcagggatgagcactgggtgaagGACCTGGGGAGCCTGAACGGG ACGTTCGTGAACGACGTGCGCATCCCGGACCAGAAGTACGTCACGCTGAAGCTCCATGACGTCGTTCGATTTGGCTACG ATTCCAACATGTACGTGCTGGAGCGCGTGCAGCACCGGGTCCCCGAGGAGGCGCTCAGG CACGAGAAGTATACCAGCCAGCTGCAGGTGAGCGTCAAGGGCCCGGCCCCCAGGAAGGGCGAAGCGCTGCCGCAGCACACCCCTTACTGCGAGTCCTTGGGTCCCAGGCCGGAGAGGGGGGACCGGAGGCCAGGGGCAG aGTCGGCGGCCTACCGCACACCCCTGTACGGGCAGCCCTCCTGGTGGGGGGAGGACGACAGCGGCAGCCCCCCCGAGGACCGGCGCCAGGAGGAGCCCTACGCAG AGCGGCCCAAGGAGCCGGCACAGCAGGACGGGGAGCTCCCGGGGACGATTGGCTTCCGGGCGGCGGCGGAGTCTCCGGGCTTCTCGTTCAGGCGGGAGCCCAGTTACTTTGAGATCCCCACGAAGGAGGCCCCTCCGCCACCGCGGCCCCCTGAGGCGCCGGCCCAGGAGGCACCCGCCACGGCCCCTGTGGTGCAGAGCCATGCCTCCTTCACCATCGAGTTCGATGACTGCAGCCCCGGCAAGGTGAAGATCAAGGACCACGTCACCAAGTTCTCGCTGCGCCAGAGACGGCCCCCAGACAAGGAGGCCACACCTGTGGAGGCCGTGTCTGCCGAGACCAAGGTGGCCGACTGGCTGGTGCAGAGTGACCCTAGCCTGCTGTGCCGGGCTGGCCCCGGGGATGACCGTCACAGCACCAAGAGTGACCTGCCCGTCCACACCCGCACCCTGAAGG gtcacAAGCATGAGGATGGCACGCAGAGCGACTCAGAGGACCCCACGGCCAAGGCGGCGGTGGCAACAGCTGGGGTCCCTGCGGAGGGCAGCGGGGTGCAGGTGCGGCTGCAGAGGCAGATGAAGCGGGACCCCCAGGAGCTGCTGCATAACCAGCAGGCCTTTGTCATCGAGTTCTTCGACCAGGACACGCCCCGCAAGAAGCGCTCTCAGTCCTTCACGCACACCCCTCCCGGGGACCCCAAGGCCGACAAGCGCCGAGGCCCCGGGCCAGCGGACAGAGACCGCTCAGCCGTCCCTGCTTCGGCGCGGGGGACAGGCGGCAGCTCGGGGCCGCAGCGGGCCAGCTCGCTTAAGcgggagaggacagaggagcgCCTGGGGGGCCCCTCACCCGCCTCCCGGGGCTCTGCCCGACCCTTTGGCAGCGTGGGGCGCCGCTCCCGTCTGGCCCAGGACTTCATGGCCCAGTGCCCGCGGGAGGGCTCCCCGACCGCCCGGCCCGGCCCTGACAAGGCATCTCCAGCGTCACCGGCCCCCGAGACACCCCGTGGGGCCAGCCCTGTGGCTCCTGCGACCCCACCACCGCCTCCCGCCGACCCCCAGCTGAGCAAGGCTCGCAAACAAGACGAGGACGACAGTCTGAGCGACGCGGGGACCTACACCATCGAGACGGAGGGGCAGGACCCGGAGGTGGAGGAGGCCCGCCAGATGATCGACCAG GTCTTTGGGGTGCTTGAGTCTCCTGAGCTCTCCAGGGTGTCCTCGGCCACCTTCCGTCCGGTCATCAGAGGGGACAGAGACGAAGCCAGTGACGGGGTCGCCCAGCGAATGGCGCTCCTGCAGGAGTTTGCCTCCCGGTCGGTGGGCATAGCCCCCCAAGGGGAGCTCCAG GGCCTCACGGTGCCGGGCTCCCCCGGGGGTCAGAAGTGGGTGTCCCGCTGGGCCAGCCTGGCCGACAGCTACTCAGACCCAAGCCTGGCAG AGGAGAGCCCTGGGCGCAGAGCGGGGGAGCTTGAAGGGACCCTGCCTGTGCGCCAGCGACGGCGACTCCCACAGCTGCCCAGCGACCGCGCAGACAGCCCTGGGGGCCTCGAGGCCACCAAGAGGAGCGGCCCTGGGCCTCCGGAGCCGGGCAGTGAGCAGGCCGGCTGCCTCTTGGGCCAGGAGGACTTGGAGCCTGACAGCCTCAGCGATGCCAGTGGGTCGGATGGTGGGCGGGGCTCCGAGCTGGGTGGGGGCCCACAGGAGGAGAGACGGAGGAGCCCCCAGGAGGGAGTAGCGTGGACGAAGGGCCGGCCCTCGCCAAGGGCCCCTGGAGAGCCAgcccctgcctctttcttcattGGGGACCAGAATGCGGAGACAGCCTTCCCCAGGAAGCCATCCGTGGCTGCAGGGGAGGTGGACAGCCCCGGGCGGGTGGCGAGGGACGGCGTCTACGTCAGCTCCAGCGGGAGGATGGTTATCCAGCTGCAGACAGAGCGGTCCTTGGAGCCCGAGAGCCCTGCCCCGGCCTTGGTGCGACAGGACAGCTTCCGCAAGGAGCCGGCCGGTGGCCCCCCGGCGCCCGGCCAGCTTCCGCACATCTCGAGCCACCCCCTCCTGCAGGACCTGGCTGCCGCCCAGGCCTCACACATGGACCTCCACCCCCAGGACACCCACCTGATCCTCAAGGAGACGGAGACAGCCCTGGCAGCCCTGGAGGCCCGGCTGCTCTCCAAGTCCGCGGAGGAGGCAGAGGGCCCGATGGGCAGCACCCCTGGGCCACCAGATGACTCCCTGTCCGGGGATTCTGATGTGGACACAGGGAGCACAGTCAGCCTGCTCAGTGGTAAGAACGGGCCCAGCCCAACCAGTCCCCAGGCTGCGGGGCCGCAGAAGGAGAAGCCGCCGTCCCCACCAGCAGCACAGGACCCGGGGAGCGTCTCCTCGAACAGCGCCCGAGAGCGGCTCTCAGACAAGCATCGTCGCCCCCCGGGCCCCATGGACGTGGGCCGTGCAGAGCTGGGGAGGCGCCTGGCTGCGCGGCGTGGCACCGGGGCCCGGGCATCCTCGGACTGGCCTGACGAAGAGCGAGGCTCCGGCCCGGCCCACCCACCTGGCGCAGACACCGTCACCTCTGACCACGAGACCCCCGTGGCCCCTGGGGCGGGGCGGCCAGGGCCTCGCCGGAAACCGGCACCCGCAGCGCCATCCCCGGCTCCGCGGGAAGAGCAGGGCCGTGGCTGCGCCCAGAAGGTACAGCAAGTGCTGACCCGCTCCAACAGCCTGTCCACCCCTCGGCCCACACGGGCCTCCCGGCTGAGGCGGGCCCGGCTGGGGGATGCCTCAGACACGGAGGCTGCCGATGGTGAACGGGGGCCCTCGGCCAACCCTGAGCCGGCGGGGCGGCCAGCCCCTGAGCAGGCCAAGAAGCTGTCGCGCCTGGACATCCTGGCCATGCCCCGGAAGCGGGCGGGCTCCTTCACTGGGCCCAGCGACTCCGAGGCGGCCCCTGCCCGCACCAGCTTCTCTGGCCGCAGCGTCGAGTTGTACTGCACTGGCCGCAAACCCGTCATGGCCGAGGCTCGGGCCGCCGCCACCAGGAAGGCCACCAATACCACCACGGCCCCCCGCCAGCCCTTTAGCAGGGCCCGCCCGGGCAGTGCCCGATACTCCTCACCCA GCACGTGTCGCCGGCAGCAGGGCTCAGATTGCACGTCCACATCTGAGGAGGAGTATGGCTCCCACCACggctcccccacacacacacgctcccGTGCCTCAACAGCCACGCAGACCCCACGGGCTGGCAGCTCCCACCGGACTCGCCCCCGGGCCCCCATGCCCCGGGACACAGACGACGAGGAAGAAGATCCTGACCCCTACGGTTTTATTGTGCAGACGGCAGAGATCGCTGAGATTGCCAG GCTGAGCCAGACGCTAGTGAAGGACGTGGCCATCCTGGCCCGGGAGATCCACGACGTGGCTGGGGACGGCGACTCACTGGGCTCACCGGGGCCCGCCCGCAGCCCCTCCCTCAGCAATGTGCCCAGCACCCCTGCGTCAACCATCTCCGCCCGTGAGGAG CTGGTGCAGCGCATCCCCGAGGCCAGCCTCAACTTCCAGAAGGTGCCACCTGGCTCCCTGAGCACTCGAGACTTGGACCAGAACATGAACGACCGCTGTGAGGACCCCCTCGCCAGCAAGATGCGGCCTCGGAGCCGCGAGGAG GTGATCTTTGACAACCTGATGCTGAACCCCGTGTCCCAGCTGTCTCACGCCATCCGGGAGAACACGGAGCACCTCGCCGAGAAGATGAA GATCCTCTTTCAGAACACAGGGCGTGCCTGGGAGGAGGTGGAAGCCAGAATCAACTCGGAGAACGAGGTGCCCATCCTGAAGACGTCCAACAAG GAGATCAGCTCCATCCTGAAAGAACTGAGGCGCGTGCAGAAGCAGCTGGAAG tCATCAACGCCATCGTGGACCCCAGCGGGAACCTGGACCTGCTGACCGCGAACCGGGGCTCCGCGGGCTCGGCCCAGCTGGGGAAAGGCCGGCCGGCCGCCCAGAGCCCATCCTCGCCCCCCTCGGCCCTGCCTCTGAGGAGCTTCCCACAGCGGGCGAACTGCGGGTCCCCGGGCCTCCCGGACCCTGCCTTCCTGCCCGACTTCCTCCCCGACGCTGAGAGGTTCCTGATCTAG
- the CEP170B gene encoding centrosomal protein of 170 kDa protein B isoform X4, whose product MSVTSWFLVSSSGTRHRLPRELIFVGRDECELMLQSRSVDKQHAVINYDQDRDEHWVKDLGSLNGTFVNDVRIPDQKYVTLKLHDVVRFGYDSNMYVLERVQHRVPEEALRHEKYTSQLQVSVKGPAPRKGEALPQHTPYCESLGPRPERGDRRPGAESAAYRTPLYGQPSWWGEDDSGSPPEDRRQEEPYAERPKEPAQQDGELPGTIGFRAAAESPGFSFRREPSYFEIPTKEAPPPPRPPEAPAQEAPATAPVVQSHASFTIEFDDCSPGKVKIKDHVTKFSLRQRRPPDKEATPVEAVSAETKVADWLVQSDPSLLCRAGPGDDRHSTKSDLPVHTRTLKGHKHEDGTQSDSEDPTAKAAVATAGVPAEGSGVQVRLQRQMKRDPQELLHNQQAFVIEFFDQDTPRKKRSQSFTHTPPGDPKADKRRGPGPADRDRSAVPASARGTGGSSGPQRASSLKRERTEERLGGPSPASRGSARPFGSVGRRSRLAQDFMAQCPREGSPTARPGPDKASPASPAPETPRGASPVAPATPPPPPADPQLSKARKQDEDDSLSDAGTYTIETEGQDPEVEEARQMIDQVFGVLESPELSRVSSATFRPVIRGDRDEASDGVAQRMALLQEFASRSVGIAPQGELQGLTVPGSPGGQKWVSRWASLADSYSDPSLAEESPGRRAGELEGTLPVRQRRRLPQLPSDRADSPGGLEATKRSGPGPPEPGSEQAGCLLGQEDLEPDSLSDASGSDGGRGSELGGGPQEERRRSPQEGVAWTKGRPSPRAPGEPAPASFFIGDQNAETAFPRKPSVAAGEVDSPGRVARDGVYVSSSGRMVIQLQTERSLEPESPAPALVRQDSFRKEPAGGPPAPGQLPHISSHPLLQDLAAAQASHMDLHPQDTHLILKETETALAALEARLLSKSAEEAEGPMGSTPGPPDDSLSGDSDVDTGSTVSLLSGKNGPSPTSPQAAGPQKEKPPSPPAAQDPGSVSSNSARERLSDKHRRPPGPMDVGRAELGRRLAARRGTGARASSDWPDEERGSGPAHPPGADTVTSDHETPVAPGAGRPGPRRKPAPAAPSPAPREEQGRGCAQKVQQVLTRSNSLSTPRPTRASRLRRARLGDASDTEAADGERGPSANPEPAGRPAPEQAKKLSRLDILAMPRKRAGSFTGPSDSEAAPARTSFSGRSVELYCTGRKPVMAEARAAATRKATNTTTAPRQPFSRARPGSARYSSPTTQTPRAGSSHRTRPRAPMPRDTDDEEEDPDPYGFIVQTAEIAEIARLSQTLVKDVAILAREIHDVAGDGDSLGSPGPARSPSLSNVPSTPASTISAREELVQRIPEASLNFQKVPPGSLSTRDLDQNMNDRCEDPLASKMRPRSREEVIFDNLMLNPVSQLSHAIRENTEHLAEKMKILFQNTGRAWEEVEARINSENEVPILKTSNKEISSILKELRRVQKQLEVINAIVDPSGNLDLLTANRGSAGSAQLGKGRPAAQSPSSPPSALPLRSFPQRANCGSPGLPDPAFLPDFLPDAERFLI is encoded by the exons TCCCGCAGCGTGGACAAGCAGCATGCTGTCATCAACTACGATCAGGAcagggatgagcactgggtgaagGACCTGGGGAGCCTGAACGGG ACGTTCGTGAACGACGTGCGCATCCCGGACCAGAAGTACGTCACGCTGAAGCTCCATGACGTCGTTCGATTTGGCTACG ATTCCAACATGTACGTGCTGGAGCGCGTGCAGCACCGGGTCCCCGAGGAGGCGCTCAGG CACGAGAAGTATACCAGCCAGCTGCAGGTGAGCGTCAAGGGCCCGGCCCCCAGGAAGGGCGAAGCGCTGCCGCAGCACACCCCTTACTGCGAGTCCTTGGGTCCCAGGCCGGAGAGGGGGGACCGGAGGCCAGGGGCAG aGTCGGCGGCCTACCGCACACCCCTGTACGGGCAGCCCTCCTGGTGGGGGGAGGACGACAGCGGCAGCCCCCCCGAGGACCGGCGCCAGGAGGAGCCCTACGCAG AGCGGCCCAAGGAGCCGGCACAGCAGGACGGGGAGCTCCCGGGGACGATTGGCTTCCGGGCGGCGGCGGAGTCTCCGGGCTTCTCGTTCAGGCGGGAGCCCAGTTACTTTGAGATCCCCACGAAGGAGGCCCCTCCGCCACCGCGGCCCCCTGAGGCGCCGGCCCAGGAGGCACCCGCCACGGCCCCTGTGGTGCAGAGCCATGCCTCCTTCACCATCGAGTTCGATGACTGCAGCCCCGGCAAGGTGAAGATCAAGGACCACGTCACCAAGTTCTCGCTGCGCCAGAGACGGCCCCCAGACAAGGAGGCCACACCTGTGGAGGCCGTGTCTGCCGAGACCAAGGTGGCCGACTGGCTGGTGCAGAGTGACCCTAGCCTGCTGTGCCGGGCTGGCCCCGGGGATGACCGTCACAGCACCAAGAGTGACCTGCCCGTCCACACCCGCACCCTGAAGG gtcacAAGCATGAGGATGGCACGCAGAGCGACTCAGAGGACCCCACGGCCAAGGCGGCGGTGGCAACAGCTGGGGTCCCTGCGGAGGGCAGCGGGGTGCAGGTGCGGCTGCAGAGGCAGATGAAGCGGGACCCCCAGGAGCTGCTGCATAACCAGCAGGCCTTTGTCATCGAGTTCTTCGACCAGGACACGCCCCGCAAGAAGCGCTCTCAGTCCTTCACGCACACCCCTCCCGGGGACCCCAAGGCCGACAAGCGCCGAGGCCCCGGGCCAGCGGACAGAGACCGCTCAGCCGTCCCTGCTTCGGCGCGGGGGACAGGCGGCAGCTCGGGGCCGCAGCGGGCCAGCTCGCTTAAGcgggagaggacagaggagcgCCTGGGGGGCCCCTCACCCGCCTCCCGGGGCTCTGCCCGACCCTTTGGCAGCGTGGGGCGCCGCTCCCGTCTGGCCCAGGACTTCATGGCCCAGTGCCCGCGGGAGGGCTCCCCGACCGCCCGGCCCGGCCCTGACAAGGCATCTCCAGCGTCACCGGCCCCCGAGACACCCCGTGGGGCCAGCCCTGTGGCTCCTGCGACCCCACCACCGCCTCCCGCCGACCCCCAGCTGAGCAAGGCTCGCAAACAAGACGAGGACGACAGTCTGAGCGACGCGGGGACCTACACCATCGAGACGGAGGGGCAGGACCCGGAGGTGGAGGAGGCCCGCCAGATGATCGACCAG GTCTTTGGGGTGCTTGAGTCTCCTGAGCTCTCCAGGGTGTCCTCGGCCACCTTCCGTCCGGTCATCAGAGGGGACAGAGACGAAGCCAGTGACGGGGTCGCCCAGCGAATGGCGCTCCTGCAGGAGTTTGCCTCCCGGTCGGTGGGCATAGCCCCCCAAGGGGAGCTCCAG GGCCTCACGGTGCCGGGCTCCCCCGGGGGTCAGAAGTGGGTGTCCCGCTGGGCCAGCCTGGCCGACAGCTACTCAGACCCAAGCCTGGCAG AGGAGAGCCCTGGGCGCAGAGCGGGGGAGCTTGAAGGGACCCTGCCTGTGCGCCAGCGACGGCGACTCCCACAGCTGCCCAGCGACCGCGCAGACAGCCCTGGGGGCCTCGAGGCCACCAAGAGGAGCGGCCCTGGGCCTCCGGAGCCGGGCAGTGAGCAGGCCGGCTGCCTCTTGGGCCAGGAGGACTTGGAGCCTGACAGCCTCAGCGATGCCAGTGGGTCGGATGGTGGGCGGGGCTCCGAGCTGGGTGGGGGCCCACAGGAGGAGAGACGGAGGAGCCCCCAGGAGGGAGTAGCGTGGACGAAGGGCCGGCCCTCGCCAAGGGCCCCTGGAGAGCCAgcccctgcctctttcttcattGGGGACCAGAATGCGGAGACAGCCTTCCCCAGGAAGCCATCCGTGGCTGCAGGGGAGGTGGACAGCCCCGGGCGGGTGGCGAGGGACGGCGTCTACGTCAGCTCCAGCGGGAGGATGGTTATCCAGCTGCAGACAGAGCGGTCCTTGGAGCCCGAGAGCCCTGCCCCGGCCTTGGTGCGACAGGACAGCTTCCGCAAGGAGCCGGCCGGTGGCCCCCCGGCGCCCGGCCAGCTTCCGCACATCTCGAGCCACCCCCTCCTGCAGGACCTGGCTGCCGCCCAGGCCTCACACATGGACCTCCACCCCCAGGACACCCACCTGATCCTCAAGGAGACGGAGACAGCCCTGGCAGCCCTGGAGGCCCGGCTGCTCTCCAAGTCCGCGGAGGAGGCAGAGGGCCCGATGGGCAGCACCCCTGGGCCACCAGATGACTCCCTGTCCGGGGATTCTGATGTGGACACAGGGAGCACAGTCAGCCTGCTCAGTGGTAAGAACGGGCCCAGCCCAACCAGTCCCCAGGCTGCGGGGCCGCAGAAGGAGAAGCCGCCGTCCCCACCAGCAGCACAGGACCCGGGGAGCGTCTCCTCGAACAGCGCCCGAGAGCGGCTCTCAGACAAGCATCGTCGCCCCCCGGGCCCCATGGACGTGGGCCGTGCAGAGCTGGGGAGGCGCCTGGCTGCGCGGCGTGGCACCGGGGCCCGGGCATCCTCGGACTGGCCTGACGAAGAGCGAGGCTCCGGCCCGGCCCACCCACCTGGCGCAGACACCGTCACCTCTGACCACGAGACCCCCGTGGCCCCTGGGGCGGGGCGGCCAGGGCCTCGCCGGAAACCGGCACCCGCAGCGCCATCCCCGGCTCCGCGGGAAGAGCAGGGCCGTGGCTGCGCCCAGAAGGTACAGCAAGTGCTGACCCGCTCCAACAGCCTGTCCACCCCTCGGCCCACACGGGCCTCCCGGCTGAGGCGGGCCCGGCTGGGGGATGCCTCAGACACGGAGGCTGCCGATGGTGAACGGGGGCCCTCGGCCAACCCTGAGCCGGCGGGGCGGCCAGCCCCTGAGCAGGCCAAGAAGCTGTCGCGCCTGGACATCCTGGCCATGCCCCGGAAGCGGGCGGGCTCCTTCACTGGGCCCAGCGACTCCGAGGCGGCCCCTGCCCGCACCAGCTTCTCTGGCCGCAGCGTCGAGTTGTACTGCACTGGCCGCAAACCCGTCATGGCCGAGGCTCGGGCCGCCGCCACCAGGAAGGCCACCAATACCACCACGGCCCCCCGCCAGCCCTTTAGCAGGGCCCGCCCGGGCAGTGCCCGATACTCCTCACCCA CCACGCAGACCCCACGGGCTGGCAGCTCCCACCGGACTCGCCCCCGGGCCCCCATGCCCCGGGACACAGACGACGAGGAAGAAGATCCTGACCCCTACGGTTTTATTGTGCAGACGGCAGAGATCGCTGAGATTGCCAG GCTGAGCCAGACGCTAGTGAAGGACGTGGCCATCCTGGCCCGGGAGATCCACGACGTGGCTGGGGACGGCGACTCACTGGGCTCACCGGGGCCCGCCCGCAGCCCCTCCCTCAGCAATGTGCCCAGCACCCCTGCGTCAACCATCTCCGCCCGTGAGGAG CTGGTGCAGCGCATCCCCGAGGCCAGCCTCAACTTCCAGAAGGTGCCACCTGGCTCCCTGAGCACTCGAGACTTGGACCAGAACATGAACGACCGCTGTGAGGACCCCCTCGCCAGCAAGATGCGGCCTCGGAGCCGCGAGGAG GTGATCTTTGACAACCTGATGCTGAACCCCGTGTCCCAGCTGTCTCACGCCATCCGGGAGAACACGGAGCACCTCGCCGAGAAGATGAA GATCCTCTTTCAGAACACAGGGCGTGCCTGGGAGGAGGTGGAAGCCAGAATCAACTCGGAGAACGAGGTGCCCATCCTGAAGACGTCCAACAAG GAGATCAGCTCCATCCTGAAAGAACTGAGGCGCGTGCAGAAGCAGCTGGAAG tCATCAACGCCATCGTGGACCCCAGCGGGAACCTGGACCTGCTGACCGCGAACCGGGGCTCCGCGGGCTCGGCCCAGCTGGGGAAAGGCCGGCCGGCCGCCCAGAGCCCATCCTCGCCCCCCTCGGCCCTGCCTCTGAGGAGCTTCCCACAGCGGGCGAACTGCGGGTCCCCGGGCCTCCCGGACCCTGCCTTCCTGCCCGACTTCCTCCCCGACGCTGAGAGGTTCCTGATCTAG